A genomic region of Desulfosarcina ovata subsp. ovata contains the following coding sequences:
- a CDS encoding alpha/beta fold hydrolase: MNSFAYRTTGLAIKTISGISRARLNMHDAEHLPTGPTIFVVNHFTRIETFLLPYHLHRLTGTPVWALADAALFVGKFGRYIEQLGAVSTRSPDRDRLMVKSLLTAEANWVIFPEGRMVKNKKIMEKGRFMISYAGGKHPPHTGAATLALRTEFYRQRLINMVENNPDEARRLADRFMLPSADGISRLPTSIVPINLTYYPLRARENALSRLAERLVEDLPERIAEEIMTEGAMLLSGVDIDIRFGPPIQVSDCLSCRAIQDDIRSPVSIGFDDRIPSRKCMRREALKIMRRYMAAIYRMTTVNHDHLFAACLKKSPVDRIDAENLKRRVFLAAQACTRSGEVYFHTSVDRNQTHLLTDDHYGKFSEFINFAAEKKVVRIDGRGIVRDAARLAGIFDFHRSRIDNPVAVIANEVEPLTPLQGRISRLSWMPGFWLKRKVARYLIKRARDEFDRDYDRFSSLGVSKPRQIGRPFLIRGDRRRVGVVLAHGYLAAPAEVRGLAEYLGRMGFWVYVPRLKGHGTAPEDLAACTFPEWIDDMDAGYAVIRSLCRRVVAGGFSTGAGLALDLAQRVPAVEAVFAVSAPLRLQDIAARFVPAVDMWNRIMGHIHLEEAQKTFVDNHPENPHINYFKNPISGVRELERLMASLEPRLSEITVPALVVQSREDPVVNPKGTEKIFKRLGSVDKQMVLFNFQRHGILLGEGADRVYRTIGDFLEHVRQSPPPVRKVELPEINPPSVPETAPTESAPD, translated from the coding sequence ATGAACTCTTTTGCTTACCGTACCACCGGGCTGGCCATCAAAACCATTTCCGGTATCAGCCGAGCCCGCCTGAACATGCACGATGCCGAGCACCTCCCCACCGGCCCGACCATCTTTGTTGTCAATCATTTCACCCGCATCGAGACCTTTCTGCTGCCCTACCATCTGCACCGTTTGACCGGCACACCGGTGTGGGCACTGGCCGATGCAGCACTGTTTGTGGGCAAATTCGGCCGCTATATAGAACAACTGGGCGCCGTCTCCACCCGCTCTCCGGACCGGGATCGGTTAATGGTCAAATCCCTGCTCACCGCCGAGGCCAACTGGGTCATCTTTCCCGAAGGACGCATGGTCAAAAACAAGAAGATCATGGAAAAGGGACGTTTCATGATCTCCTACGCAGGCGGAAAACACCCGCCGCACACCGGCGCAGCCACCCTGGCCCTGAGAACCGAATTCTATCGCCAGCGTCTCATCAATATGGTTGAAAACAATCCTGATGAGGCCCGGCGCCTGGCCGACCGGTTCATGCTGCCATCGGCAGATGGCATCAGCCGGCTTCCCACCAGCATTGTGCCGATAAATCTCACCTACTACCCGCTTCGGGCGCGGGAAAACGCCTTGAGCCGCCTGGCCGAACGACTGGTGGAGGATCTGCCGGAACGGATTGCCGAAGAGATCATGACCGAAGGTGCCATGCTGCTCTCCGGTGTCGATATCGACATCCGCTTTGGCCCGCCCATTCAAGTTTCCGATTGTCTCTCATGCCGGGCCATCCAGGACGACATCCGGTCGCCCGTGTCCATCGGATTCGACGACCGGATTCCCTCCCGCAAATGCATGCGCCGCGAAGCCTTGAAAATCATGCGACGATACATGGCCGCCATTTACCGGATGACCACCGTCAACCACGACCACCTGTTTGCCGCCTGCCTGAAAAAATCACCGGTTGATCGGATCGATGCGGAGAACTTGAAGCGGCGGGTATTTTTGGCGGCCCAGGCCTGCACCCGATCCGGCGAGGTCTATTTTCATACCAGCGTCGACAGGAATCAGACCCACCTCTTGACCGACGACCATTATGGCAAATTCAGTGAATTCATCAATTTTGCCGCTGAAAAAAAAGTGGTCCGCATTGATGGCCGGGGAATCGTCAGGGATGCCGCGCGTCTGGCCGGCATATTTGATTTTCACCGTTCCCGCATCGACAACCCCGTGGCGGTAATTGCCAATGAAGTCGAGCCGTTGACACCCCTCCAGGGCCGTATATCGAGGCTCTCCTGGATGCCTGGATTCTGGCTGAAACGAAAGGTGGCCCGTTATCTGATCAAACGGGCCCGAGATGAATTCGATCGGGATTACGACCGGTTCAGCTCATTGGGCGTTTCGAAACCCAGGCAGATCGGACGCCCGTTTCTTATCCGAGGCGACCGTCGACGGGTGGGGGTGGTTCTGGCCCATGGTTATCTGGCGGCACCGGCCGAGGTCCGGGGGCTTGCCGAATACCTGGGCCGAATGGGATTCTGGGTATACGTGCCACGGCTGAAAGGGCATGGTACCGCACCGGAGGACCTGGCCGCCTGCACCTTTCCCGAATGGATCGACGACATGGATGCGGGCTATGCGGTGATCCGGAGCCTGTGTCGACGGGTGGTCGCCGGCGGCTTTTCCACCGGGGCCGGCCTGGCACTGGACCTGGCCCAGCGGGTGCCGGCGGTGGAGGCTGTTTTTGCCGTCTCCGCACCACTGCGATTGCAGGACATTGCCGCGCGATTCGTGCCAGCCGTGGACATGTGGAACCGCATCATGGGCCATATCCACCTGGAAGAGGCGCAAAAAACCTTTGTGGACAACCACCCGGAAAATCCGCACATCAACTATTTCAAAAACCCCATCTCGGGCGTTCGCGAACTGGAGCGGCTGATGGCCTCGTTGGAACCGCGACTGTCCGAGATTACCGTGCCGGCGCTGGTGGTCCAGTCACGCGAGGATCCGGTGGTCAATCCCAAGGGAACCGAAAAGATCTTCAAACGGCTCGGCTCCGTCGACAAACAGATGGTCCTGTTCAATTTTCAGCGCCATGGAATTCTTCTGGGCGAAGGGGCCGATCGGGTCTACCGAACCATCGGCGATTTTCTCGAACACGTTCGCCAATCTCCACCGCCTGTCCGTAAGGTTGAATTACCTGAGATCAACCCGCCGTCAGTGCCGGAGACCGCGCCAACAGAGAGCGCACCGGATTGA
- the hisF gene encoding imidazole glycerol phosphate synthase subunit HisF, protein MITLLDYGAGNVRSVINAIEKLGETVHVAASGRDIAEAEKLLFPGVGSFGSMMGILREKRFVEPLLAFIKAGRPFFGICLGMQALFEGSDEAPEEKGLGVLPGRVVRFDVDLAVPHMGWNGISVKQPTDLFYGLGGDEKFYFVHSYHVVADDAAVVLTTTDYGYPFVSAVQKGSVQGTQFHPEKSGASGLTLLENFIRKDRTVSIPPKSPDHTRLAKRIIACLDVRSNDQGDLVVTKGDQYDVREGGNVRNLGKPVELAGRYFEEGADEVTFLNITGFRDFPLEDMPMIQVLKETSKHVFVPLTIGGGIRDFTDKNGRSYTALEVAAEYFRSGADKVSIGSDAVYIVEDYLKRGKATGQSAIERISYVYGNQAVVISIDPRRVYVNSPAETDHPTVVTTIPGPEGQGHCWFQCTVKGGREGRDVDAVTLARVCEKLGAGEILLNCIDRDGTNMGFDIELIKAVKQAVTIPVIASSGAGCEAHFAEVFEATDVESALAAGIFHRREVPIGAVKRHLKDSVEIRL, encoded by the coding sequence ATGATTACCTTGCTGGATTATGGTGCCGGAAACGTTCGCAGTGTGATTAACGCCATCGAAAAATTGGGCGAAACCGTGCATGTGGCCGCATCGGGACGCGACATCGCGGAGGCGGAGAAGCTGCTTTTTCCCGGGGTGGGCAGCTTTGGCAGCATGATGGGGATTTTGCGGGAGAAGCGGTTTGTGGAACCGCTGCTGGCGTTTATAAAAGCCGGCCGGCCTTTTTTCGGCATCTGCCTGGGGATGCAGGCGCTGTTCGAGGGCAGTGACGAGGCGCCCGAAGAAAAAGGGCTGGGGGTGCTTCCCGGCCGGGTGGTGCGCTTTGATGTGGACCTGGCCGTGCCTCATATGGGCTGGAACGGCATCAGTGTCAAGCAGCCCACCGATCTTTTCTACGGGCTGGGCGGTGATGAGAAGTTCTATTTCGTGCACTCTTACCATGTGGTGGCTGACGATGCGGCAGTGGTGCTCACGACCACCGATTACGGCTATCCGTTTGTCAGTGCCGTACAGAAAGGAAGCGTTCAGGGGACCCAGTTTCATCCAGAAAAAAGCGGTGCGTCGGGTCTGACCCTGCTGGAGAACTTCATCCGCAAGGACCGTACGGTGAGTATCCCGCCCAAAAGCCCCGACCACACCCGGCTGGCCAAACGGATTATCGCCTGCCTGGATGTGCGGTCCAATGACCAGGGGGATCTGGTGGTCACCAAGGGCGATCAGTACGATGTCCGCGAGGGCGGCAACGTCCGTAACCTGGGCAAGCCCGTGGAACTGGCCGGCCGATACTTCGAGGAGGGGGCCGATGAGGTGACGTTTCTCAACATCACCGGGTTCCGGGATTTTCCCCTGGAAGACATGCCCATGATCCAGGTGCTCAAGGAGACCTCCAAACATGTTTTCGTACCCCTGACCATTGGTGGCGGAATCCGCGATTTCACCGATAAAAACGGGCGCAGTTACACGGCCCTCGAGGTCGCCGCCGAATATTTCCGCTCCGGTGCCGACAAGGTTTCCATTGGCAGTGATGCGGTCTATATCGTTGAGGATTACCTGAAACGCGGCAAGGCCACCGGTCAAAGTGCTATCGAACGGATCTCCTACGTTTACGGCAACCAGGCGGTGGTGATCTCCATCGATCCGAGGCGCGTGTATGTGAATTCGCCGGCGGAGACCGACCACCCGACGGTCGTCACGACCATCCCCGGACCGGAAGGACAGGGTCATTGCTGGTTCCAGTGTACGGTCAAGGGGGGGCGTGAGGGCCGGGATGTGGACGCCGTCACCCTTGCCCGGGTGTGCGAAAAACTGGGGGCAGGGGAGATTCTGCTCAACTGCATCGATCGGGACGGCACCAACATGGGCTTTGACATTGAATTGATCAAGGCCGTGAAACAGGCGGTGACCATTCCGGTGATTGCCTCCAGCGGAGCCGGATGCGAAGCGCATTTTGCCGAGGTATTTGAAGCGACCGATGTGGAATCCGCCCTGGCCGCCGGGATTTTTCACCGGCGGGAAGTCCCCATCGGTGCGGTTAAACGCCATTTGAAGGATAGCGTCGAAATTCGCCTGTAG
- a CDS encoding cyclic nucleotide-binding/CBS domain-containing protein — protein sequence MPVARTRSVLSGMRVREAMRRQMVIGRAFETARRGVARMIKYKSDCLLITDDEGASAGVVTKTDMTGAYYVGLPVDTLLGEIMMGPPTCCFPDDPLEDALETMGREQVHQLFVKGADADQMEGVLTYGDILGLVYRYCRRCNKSRFRKDARRGDGQPPDEALVETVMTTEVPTCGIHDDLFHVMEMLSAQPMHAALINDPEGRSAGVISKSDLVMGWYREVDPQTTASMVMSRPVHACHRRDSLTDAIGRMLLADLGRIFVHDSDPTHIVGVMSLADAARHRSGTCRACVSSRLIR from the coding sequence ATGCCGGTTGCCCGAACGAGAAGTGTTTTGAGCGGCATGCGGGTCAGGGAGGCCATGCGCCGCCAGATGGTGATTGGCCGGGCCTTTGAGACCGCGCGGCGCGGCGTTGCCCGGATGATCAAGTACAAATCGGACTGCCTGCTGATCACCGACGATGAAGGCGCCTCGGCCGGGGTTGTTACCAAAACCGATATGACCGGTGCCTATTATGTCGGGTTGCCCGTGGATACCCTCCTGGGAGAGATTATGATGGGGCCGCCGACCTGCTGTTTTCCGGATGATCCCCTGGAAGATGCACTGGAAACCATGGGGCGCGAACAGGTCCACCAGCTGTTCGTGAAAGGAGCCGATGCCGATCAAATGGAGGGGGTGCTGACCTACGGCGATATCCTCGGACTGGTTTACCGCTATTGCCGGCGCTGCAACAAGAGCCGTTTCCGCAAAGATGCGAGACGCGGTGATGGGCAGCCGCCCGACGAAGCCCTGGTGGAAACAGTGATGACAACCGAGGTGCCCACCTGCGGGATCCACGACGACCTGTTCCACGTCATGGAGATGCTTTCCGCCCAGCCCATGCATGCGGCCCTGATCAACGATCCGGAAGGCCGGTCGGCCGGGGTGATTTCCAAGTCTGATCTGGTGATGGGCTGGTATCGGGAAGTTGATCCCCAGACAACCGCATCGATGGTGATGAGTCGACCCGTACACGCCTGCCATCGTCGCGATTCCCTCACCGATGCCATCGGCCGTATGTTGCTTGCCGACCTGGGTCGGATTTTTGTTCACGATTCCGATCCCACCCATATTGTGGGGGTGATGTCCCTGGCGGATGCCGCCCGGCACCGTTCGGGGACTTGCAGGGCATGCGTCTCCAGCCGGCTGATCCGGTAG
- a CDS encoding HPP family protein, with protein MQARDVMTTHFSTLKVDDTIAEAVNRFRQASRDQGKKVFGMMVTDANEHLVGMLSMYDILLFVQPRHAGIWSELTDLDQAGMFEGLLGRVKHIQVGDLMTPDVVTITPDTHLMVIVDLMIKRHIRRLPVVEDEAVVGMVYISELFYHLLRQYLV; from the coding sequence ATGCAGGCCAGGGATGTCATGACCACGCATTTTTCGACATTGAAGGTCGACGATACCATCGCCGAGGCCGTCAATCGTTTCCGTCAGGCCAGTCGCGATCAGGGAAAAAAGGTGTTCGGCATGATGGTCACCGATGCAAACGAGCACCTGGTGGGTATGCTCTCCATGTACGACATCCTCTTGTTTGTGCAGCCCCGTCATGCCGGGATCTGGTCGGAGCTGACGGACCTGGATCAGGCAGGCATGTTCGAAGGCCTGTTGGGGCGCGTGAAGCACATCCAGGTGGGTGACCTGATGACACCCGATGTGGTCACCATCACGCCCGACACCCACCTGATGGTCATCGTGGATCTGATGATCAAACGCCATATTCGCCGGCTGCCTGTGGTGGAAGACGAGGCGGTGGTGGGCATGGTCTATATCTCCGAACTATTCTACCATTTGCTGCGCCAGTATCTGGTGTAA
- the hutI gene encoding imidazolonepropionase, giving the protein MRKTIFPESVDSLWLDTNLATMAESGAYGRIASGAVAVTAGRIVWIGAQSALPDDAPQRAARVHRLDGAWLTPGMIDCHTHLIYAGNRAREFEMRLNGATYAQIAEAGGGIVSTVTAVRKASEDALYRYSAKRLMAMQAEGVTTVEVKSGYGLDTASELKMLRVARRLEETLPTTVVATFLGAHALPPEYKGRPDAYVDLVVDEMLPEVAAEGLARAVDVFCETIAFTTEQTERIFKAARQHQLAVKLHAEQLSDSKGAILAARYGALSADHLEYLEPDGASALAASGTVAVLLPGAFYFLNETRKPPVALLRRNGVPMALSTDCNPGTSPTTSPLLMMNMACVNFGLTPVEALAGFTVNAARALKIDDRQGSLEVGKSADFAVWEIDEPAELAYRMGGNPCRMTVKDGVVVHRAV; this is encoded by the coding sequence ATGCGAAAAACGATATTCCCCGAATCCGTTGACAGCCTCTGGCTCGACACGAACCTGGCGACCATGGCTGAATCGGGCGCCTATGGCAGGATCGCAAGCGGAGCGGTGGCGGTAACCGCTGGTCGTATTGTCTGGATCGGGGCCCAGTCCGCGTTACCGGATGATGCACCGCAACGGGCGGCCCGTGTTCACCGGCTGGATGGCGCCTGGCTGACACCGGGAATGATCGATTGCCATACCCACCTGATTTACGCCGGGAACCGGGCCCGGGAGTTTGAAATGCGCCTAAATGGTGCCACTTATGCACAGATTGCTGAAGCAGGGGGCGGGATCGTCAGCACGGTGACCGCTGTCCGGAAGGCCTCGGAAGATGCGCTTTACCGATACTCGGCCAAACGGCTGATGGCCATGCAGGCCGAAGGCGTGACCACGGTAGAGGTGAAATCCGGCTACGGTCTGGATACCGCCAGTGAGCTCAAGATGCTTCGGGTGGCCCGGCGATTGGAGGAGACGTTGCCGACAACGGTGGTGGCGACGTTCTTAGGGGCCCATGCCCTGCCGCCGGAATACAAGGGGCGCCCGGACGCCTATGTGGATCTCGTGGTGGATGAGATGTTGCCCGAAGTGGCCGCCGAAGGGCTGGCCCGGGCCGTGGATGTGTTTTGTGAGACCATTGCTTTCACCACCGAACAGACCGAACGGATCTTCAAGGCCGCACGCCAACACCAACTGGCCGTCAAACTGCACGCCGAACAGCTTAGTGACAGCAAGGGGGCCATCCTGGCCGCCCGGTATGGGGCGCTGAGCGCCGACCATCTGGAATATCTGGAACCGGACGGGGCATCGGCCCTGGCTGCATCCGGTACGGTGGCGGTGCTTCTGCCCGGCGCCTTCTATTTTCTCAACGAAACCCGTAAACCGCCGGTGGCGCTTTTGCGCCGTAACGGCGTGCCCATGGCCCTGTCCACCGACTGCAACCCCGGCACCAGTCCCACCACCTCACCGTTGCTGATGATGAACATGGCCTGCGTCAATTTTGGGCTCACCCCGGTCGAAGCCTTGGCCGGGTTTACGGTCAACGCTGCCCGGGCGCTCAAAATCGATGACCGCCAGGGAAGCCTCGAGGTGGGCAAATCCGCCGATTTTGCCGTCTGGGAGATCGACGAACCGGCCGAGCTGGCCTACCGCATGGGCGGCAATCCCTGCCGCATGACCGTCAAGGATGGCGTTGTGGTGCATCGCGCTGTCTGA
- a CDS encoding NUDIX domain-containing protein yields MSGPYRNPLPTVDIIIEVAGGIVLIERRNPPHGWAIPGGFLDWGETVEACALREAREETGLVVRLEELFYVYSHPERDPRHHTMTTVFIASAEGMPVAADDAKNAGVFSADALPAPLVFDHGQILSDYFSYRQGENKASLFRRYLHPDSAARTPVP; encoded by the coding sequence ATGAGCGGCCCCTACCGCAACCCGCTGCCTACCGTTGATATCATCATTGAGGTTGCCGGCGGCATTGTTCTCATCGAACGGCGCAACCCGCCTCACGGGTGGGCCATTCCCGGCGGGTTTTTGGATTGGGGGGAAACCGTGGAGGCCTGTGCCCTCCGGGAGGCCAGGGAGGAGACGGGCCTTGTGGTACGCCTGGAGGAGTTGTTTTACGTTTACTCACACCCCGAACGGGATCCCCGTCATCATACGATGACCACAGTGTTCATCGCATCGGCCGAAGGGATGCCCGTGGCCGCGGACGATGCAAAAAACGCGGGGGTGTTTTCCGCCGATGCCTTGCCTGCCCCACTGGTTTTCGATCATGGGCAGATTTTAAGCGACTATTTCAGCTATCGCCAGGGTGAGAATAAGGCGAGTCTTTTTCGGCGTTATCTGCATCCGGACAGCGCTGCCCGAACGCCGGTACCATAG
- a CDS encoding bifunctional acetyl-CoA hydrolase/transferase family protein/GNAT family N-acetyltransferase has translation MDLKKTCPDKLVDAETAMSKIKNGSRVFIGTGCGEPQHLIRTMVEDLNMQDIMVYQMLSWTFADYVDDPRFMKRFSLKLFFISASMRKAAFDGKIDYIPTYLSQIPRYFAKRRIGLDVALIQVSPPDKFGYCSLGVSVDITLAGMQSAKLVIAQVNPRMPRTLGDSVVHIDEIDYLVQHEEPLVEARPHFKNPNVADRIGFYVNQLVDDGATLQIGFGHLPNAILQHLSDKKDLGIHTQLITDAFIPLLENKVITSRKKTLLPGRVVASLCMGSEQLYRFVDNNPMFYFRSSEFVNDSTVIARNDNLISISSALEVDLTGQVCTDSMGHLFYSGIGDQVDFLRGSAMSKGGFSVIALPSTAQNGNVSRIVPHLSEGAGVATTRGDVNFVVTEYGIAELSGKSIYQRVMELAQIAHPKFREELIDVAKSRHYIFADQLPPTQDDLIFLEGYKNQMTLKNGKTVEFRPLLPSDEFAYRNFFYSLQEKTIYFRFFYKMKLFSHEVVQKQWASVDYHKNMSMIGQVRIGGHQEIIAIGSYADEGKGSSSAEVAFVVREDFQGMGIASYLLSLMERIAKENNFTGFLASVLRENTAMLRVFKKRYPHAKTRVSGGDDVSVLMDFSDAVEYGRTVPGDKPGENDSCVCPTEYLR, from the coding sequence ATGGATTTGAAGAAAACCTGTCCGGACAAGTTGGTTGACGCCGAAACCGCCATGTCCAAAATCAAAAATGGTAGCCGGGTATTTATCGGCACCGGATGCGGGGAACCGCAGCATCTGATCCGGACCATGGTGGAAGACCTGAACATGCAGGACATCATGGTCTACCAGATGCTGTCATGGACCTTTGCCGACTATGTGGATGATCCCCGGTTCATGAAACGCTTCTCGCTCAAGCTTTTCTTCATCAGCGCCTCCATGAGAAAAGCGGCCTTCGATGGGAAAATCGATTATATTCCCACCTATCTTTCCCAGATCCCCCGCTACTTTGCCAAACGCCGCATCGGACTGGACGTGGCCCTGATTCAGGTCAGTCCGCCGGATAAATTCGGATACTGCAGCCTCGGCGTATCGGTGGATATCACCCTGGCCGGCATGCAAAGTGCAAAACTGGTCATTGCCCAGGTCAACCCGCGCATGCCGCGAACCTTGGGGGACAGCGTGGTTCATATCGATGAAATCGATTATCTGGTGCAACACGAGGAACCCCTTGTCGAGGCCCGGCCCCATTTCAAAAATCCAAATGTGGCCGATCGCATCGGTTTTTACGTCAACCAACTGGTAGACGACGGCGCCACGCTGCAGATCGGTTTCGGCCACCTGCCCAACGCCATTCTGCAACACCTGAGTGACAAAAAGGACCTGGGCATCCACACCCAATTGATCACTGACGCTTTTATACCGCTGCTCGAGAATAAGGTGATCACCAGCCGCAAAAAAACCCTGCTCCCCGGACGGGTGGTGGCGTCACTGTGCATGGGGTCGGAACAGCTTTATCGCTTTGTCGACAACAACCCGATGTTTTATTTCCGCTCATCGGAGTTCGTCAACGATTCCACGGTCATCGCCCGCAACGACAACCTGATCTCGATCAGTTCGGCCCTTGAGGTGGACCTGACCGGCCAGGTGTGTACGGACTCCATGGGCCACCTGTTCTACAGCGGTATCGGTGACCAGGTCGATTTTCTGCGCGGCAGCGCCATGTCCAAGGGCGGATTTTCCGTCATCGCCCTGCCCTCCACGGCCCAAAACGGCAATGTGTCCAGAATCGTGCCGCATCTGAGTGAGGGTGCCGGGGTGGCCACCACGCGTGGCGACGTCAACTTTGTGGTCACCGAATATGGTATTGCCGAGCTCTCCGGTAAAAGCATCTACCAGCGGGTCATGGAACTGGCCCAGATCGCGCATCCCAAATTCCGTGAGGAACTGATCGATGTGGCCAAGAGCCGTCACTACATTTTTGCCGATCAGCTGCCTCCGACCCAGGATGACCTGATTTTTCTCGAGGGATACAAAAACCAGATGACCCTCAAAAACGGCAAGACCGTCGAATTCAGGCCGCTTCTTCCCTCTGATGAATTTGCCTATCGCAACTTTTTCTATTCGTTGCAGGAAAAAACCATCTACTTCCGTTTTTTCTACAAGATGAAGCTTTTCTCCCATGAGGTGGTTCAGAAACAGTGGGCCAGTGTGGATTACCACAAAAACATGTCCATGATCGGTCAGGTGCGCATCGGCGGCCACCAGGAAATCATTGCCATCGGTTCCTATGCCGACGAAGGCAAAGGCAGTTCCAGTGCTGAAGTGGCCTTCGTGGTGCGCGAGGATTTCCAGGGGATGGGGATCGCCTCGTACCTCCTGTCGCTCATGGAGCGAATCGCCAAGGAAAACAATTTTACCGGATTCCTGGCGTCGGTACTGCGGGAAAATACGGCTATGCTGCGGGTATTTAAAAAACGCTATCCGCATGCCAAAACAAGGGTCAGTGGCGGAGATGACGTCAGTGTCCTGATGGATTTCAGCGATGCCGTGGAATATGGCCGCACGGTCCCCGGTGACAAACCGGGCGAGAATGACAGCTGCGTGTGCCCGACTGAGTACCTGAGATAA
- the gtfA gene encoding sucrose phosphorylase, translated as MKNNVQLIVYPDSLGSDLVELHYVLRRYLSRAVGGIHLLPFYPSSADRGFAPLTYDEVDPAFGSWRDIDLIGGEFDLIIDFMVNHISRQSLYFQDYMEKGADSEFADMFLSFNKISPNGEVSEADLAKVYTRKPRPPFTIVHRADGSKEKIWCTFDYEQIDLDWNAPKTHEIMRRYLIQLSRSPAKMIRMDAFAYCTFKLGTNCFFLEPQVWELLGWLSDYVSPFGVEILPEVHEHYRYHQKISEQGYWTYDFSLPMLMLHTLYHHTSRVLKQWLAICPRKQITTLDTHDGIGVVDVQDLISPDDLQLTLDGLDEKGSNTRKIFSGPEYENLDVYQVNCTYYSALECNDDAYIAARAIQFFTPGIPQVYYVGLLGGENDIALVQQTKNGRDINRHNYTLEEIETEITKPVVQRLLRLMEFRNTCRAFDARFVIEDSPDDQLKLSWTRMPYRAILHVDLRSYATRISYYDEKKERMAEFVA; from the coding sequence ATGAAAAACAACGTACAGCTGATCGTCTATCCGGACAGTCTGGGCAGTGATCTGGTCGAATTGCATTACGTGCTGCGGCGATACTTGAGCCGCGCCGTCGGCGGTATCCATCTGCTGCCGTTTTATCCCTCATCCGCCGACCGCGGTTTTGCACCGTTGACCTATGATGAGGTCGATCCGGCATTCGGCTCCTGGCGGGACATCGACCTGATCGGCGGGGAGTTCGACCTGATCATCGATTTCATGGTCAACCACATTTCCCGTCAGTCGCTCTATTTCCAGGATTATATGGAAAAGGGGGCGGATTCCGAATTTGCCGACATGTTTCTCTCCTTCAACAAAATCAGTCCCAACGGCGAGGTCAGCGAGGCCGATCTTGCCAAGGTGTACACACGAAAACCCCGGCCGCCGTTCACCATTGTCCACCGGGCCGACGGATCAAAAGAGAAAATCTGGTGCACCTTTGACTATGAGCAGATCGACCTTGATTGGAATGCTCCCAAAACCCATGAGATCATGCGGCGATACCTGATTCAACTGTCACGCTCCCCGGCCAAAATGATCCGCATGGATGCGTTTGCCTACTGTACCTTCAAACTGGGGACCAACTGCTTTTTTCTGGAACCGCAGGTATGGGAACTGCTTGGCTGGCTGAGTGACTATGTTTCTCCGTTCGGGGTTGAGATCCTGCCCGAGGTCCACGAGCATTACCGCTATCATCAGAAAATATCCGAGCAAGGGTACTGGACCTACGATTTTTCTCTGCCCATGCTGATGCTGCACACCCTCTACCATCATACCAGCCGGGTGCTGAAACAGTGGCTGGCCATCTGCCCGCGCAAACAGATCACCACCCTGGACACACATGATGGAATCGGCGTGGTGGATGTGCAGGACCTGATCTCCCCGGACGACCTGCAACTCACCTTGGACGGACTGGACGAGAAAGGCTCCAACACCCGTAAAATTTTTTCCGGCCCCGAATATGAAAACCTGGATGTCTATCAGGTGAACTGCACCTATTACTCGGCGCTGGAATGCAACGATGACGCTTACATTGCCGCCCGGGCGATCCAGTTTTTCACCCCGGGAATTCCCCAGGTATACTACGTCGGACTCCTGGGGGGGGAGAACGATATCGCCCTGGTGCAACAGACGAAGAACGGTCGCGACATCAATCGGCACAACTACACTTTGGAGGAAATTGAAACCGAAATCACAAAGCCGGTGGTCCAGCGCCTGCTGCGACTCATGGAATTCAGAAACACCTGCCGGGCCTTCGACGCCAGGTTCGTTATCGAGGACTCACCCGATGACCAGTTGAAACTCTCTTGGACACGGATGCCTTACCGTGCCATCCTGCATGTCGACCTGCGTTCCTATGCGACCCGCATATCCTATTACGACGAGAAAAAGGAACGTATGGCTGAATTTGTCGCCTGA